A window of Sinimarinibacterium sp. NLF-5-8 genomic DNA:
CGTCATTCGCTTTGAAGCCCGGCTGCCGTTGATCGGCCCGCTGATCGCCAAGGCGCTGGCACTGGCCTGGTCGCTCAACGCACCGCGCGCACTCAAAAAACTGGAGCGCGCGACCTGACCCGCACGCCGCTGTCTGTTGCCGTTGCCGGCCTGCGTCAAAACCGGACTGGACGCAGGCCAGCAACGCGATTGCGAGCCGCCTCCCAAGCCGCTAAAACCAACCGTTATCCGGAAACAAGCGCCGGTTCAGACGGTAGATCGACGAAATATCTTCCTCCCCGCGCCCTTCGGCGATCAGGGTTTGATACTGCGCCAGCGCCACGTCCACGGTGGGCAGGTTGCCACCGGCCTGGGCTGCGAGCTGTTGGCAGATCGTCAAGTCCTTGTGCATCACTGCAACTTTCAACCCGCGCAGATAGCGCCCGCCGACCGTCTGCGATTCGGCATGACGATCAAACCACGAGGCAGCGGCACCGCTCGAAAGTGCTTCGATCACCGCATGCAGCGGCAATTCCAGCGCCTGCGAAAACGCCAGCGCCTCGGTCACTGCTTTGGCGATGCCGGCGGTGGCGGCCTGGTTGACGGCCTTGACCGCTTGTCCGCTGCCGACGTTGCCGATGCGCAATGCGTGACCCAGCGCAGCAAACAGCGGGGTCATCGCGGCATAGTCGGCCTCGCTGCCGCCGACCATGAACGTGAGCCTGGCGTGGCGCGCGGTCTCGGCGTTGCCATTGATCGGCGCATCCAAAAAACGCGCGCCCACCTTGCCCAGCAGCGCAGCAACCTCCACTGCGGTGTCCGGCGCAACGGTGCTGCTGTCCACCACGGTTTTACCGCTGGCGGCAGGCAGCGCCAGCGCGCGCGCCACCGCCTGTACTTCCCCATCATTGGGCAGGCACAGCAGCACCACATCACAGTGATCCCACAACGCCCCGGCGCTGCCGACGGCAAAGATTTTGTGTTCACTGGCAACGGCTTGCGTATGCGCAGTGTCTGCACTGTGGACGGCGGCCAACAAGCCCGCACGCGCCAGCGCCGCCGCCATCGGCGTGCCCATTTCACCCAGTCCGACCAAACCGATTTTCATTGATGCACTCCTCGTTGTATTTGTTGTGCGCTGATTAT
This region includes:
- a CDS encoding NAD(P)-dependent oxidoreductase, whose protein sequence is MKIGLVGLGEMGTPMAAALARAGLLAAVHSADTAHTQAVASEHKIFAVGSAGALWDHCDVVLLCLPNDGEVQAVARALALPAASGKTVVDSSTVAPDTAVEVAALLGKVGARFLDAPINGNAETARHARLTFMVGGSEADYAAMTPLFAALGHALRIGNVGSGQAVKAVNQAATAGIAKAVTEALAFSQALELPLHAVIEALSSGAAASWFDRHAESQTVGGRYLRGLKVAVMHKDLTICQQLAAQAGGNLPTVDVALAQYQTLIAEGRGEEDISSIYRLNRRLFPDNGWF